The following are from one region of the Sandaracinus amylolyticus genome:
- a CDS encoding DUF1592 domain-containing protein → MRFRSLTALAVLSLAACDGSLLDPRGSGPGTVDGWGPDGPSGPGGPTVPAEPGRVTMRRLNRSELDHTVRDLLGLEHPVSTDFPADDRGYGYDNNGDVLSTSALHVELLASSAEEWIDEALGTTEAPGPGRERILTCDAATGGEACARTILTAFTRRAWRRPATEPELTRLLGMNTIAQMHGDGWPEGVRLALIATLISPHFLYRVELDDPAVTGPERVSDYELASRLSYFLWASAPDDELLDLAEEGGLHDETILRAQAERMLDDDRARSLVDDFAGQWLYTRLVPEHDADDATFPEWTPDLARSAQGEMERFFAAFLEEDRPVEEMLTAGFGFVDDRLAAHYGVEIPTDATRDEQGFARVMLPDTRSAGLLSRAGVLAVTSQPNRTSPVKRGVWVLEQILCSPPPPPPPGVEGLEATEPREGETLRERFERHRSDPVCASCHSVMDPIGFGLERYDAIGRYRETDNDGAIDDSGLLPGFGDFTGASELGAMISSDPRFPRCVTRQMMTYALGRGVEHRSDEAWVDLLTEDMLANGGTLRALVLEIVTSPPFRMRGADHGAEDE, encoded by the coding sequence ATGCGCTTTCGCTCCCTCACCGCGCTCGCGGTGCTCTCGCTCGCCGCGTGCGACGGGTCGCTGCTCGATCCACGCGGCAGCGGTCCCGGCACGGTCGACGGCTGGGGTCCAGACGGCCCGAGCGGTCCAGGTGGCCCCACGGTCCCCGCCGAGCCGGGTCGCGTGACCATGCGCCGGCTCAACCGGAGCGAGCTCGACCACACGGTCCGCGACCTGCTCGGCCTCGAGCACCCGGTCAGCACCGACTTCCCCGCCGACGATCGTGGCTACGGCTACGACAACAACGGCGACGTGCTCTCGACCTCGGCGCTCCACGTCGAGCTGCTCGCGAGCAGCGCGGAGGAGTGGATCGACGAGGCGCTCGGCACGACCGAAGCGCCCGGTCCGGGCCGCGAGCGCATCCTGACGTGCGACGCCGCGACGGGCGGTGAAGCGTGCGCGCGCACCATCCTCACCGCGTTCACCCGCCGCGCGTGGCGCCGCCCCGCGACCGAGCCCGAGCTCACCCGACTGCTCGGGATGAACACGATCGCGCAGATGCACGGCGACGGCTGGCCCGAGGGCGTCCGCCTCGCGCTGATCGCGACGTTGATCTCGCCGCACTTCCTCTACCGCGTCGAGCTCGACGATCCCGCGGTCACCGGCCCCGAGCGCGTCTCGGACTACGAGCTCGCGTCGCGCCTCTCCTACTTCCTCTGGGCGAGCGCGCCCGACGACGAGCTGCTCGACCTCGCGGAAGAGGGCGGGCTCCACGACGAGACGATCCTGCGCGCGCAGGCCGAGCGCATGCTCGACGACGACCGCGCGCGCTCGCTGGTCGACGACTTCGCGGGGCAGTGGCTCTACACGCGCCTCGTCCCCGAGCACGACGCCGACGACGCGACGTTCCCCGAGTGGACGCCCGATCTCGCGCGCTCGGCGCAGGGCGAGATGGAGCGCTTCTTCGCGGCGTTCCTCGAGGAGGATCGGCCGGTCGAGGAGATGCTCACCGCGGGCTTCGGGTTCGTCGACGATCGCCTCGCCGCGCACTACGGCGTCGAGATCCCGACCGACGCGACGCGCGACGAGCAGGGCTTCGCGCGGGTGATGCTCCCCGACACGCGCAGCGCGGGCCTCCTCTCGCGCGCCGGTGTGCTCGCCGTGACCTCGCAGCCGAACCGCACCTCGCCGGTGAAGCGTGGTGTGTGGGTGCTCGAGCAGATCCTCTGCTCGCCGCCGCCGCCCCCGCCGCCCGGCGTCGAAGGGCTCGAGGCGACCGAGCCGCGCGAGGGCGAGACGCTGCGCGAGCGCTTCGAGCGGCACCGCAGCGATCCGGTCTGCGCGTCGTGCCACTCGGTGATGGATCCGATCGGCTTCGGCCTCGAGCGCTACGACGCGATCGGTCGTTATCGCGAGACCGACAACGACGGCGCGATCGACGACAGCGGGCTCCTGCCGGGCTTCGGCGACTTCACCGGCGCGAGCGAGCTCGGCGCGATGATCTCGAGCGACCCGCGCTTCCCGCGCTGCGTGACGCGCCAGATGATGACCTACGCGCTCGGCCGCGGTGTCGAGCACCGCAGCGACGAAGCGTGGGTCGACCTGCTCACCGAGGACATGCTCGCGAACGGCGGGACGCTGCGCGCGCTGGTCCTCGAGATCGTGACGAGCCCCCCGTTCCGCATGCGTGGCGCCGATCACGGCGCGGAGGACGAGTGA
- a CDS encoding DUF1552 domain-containing protein → MSAWSKKKLGRRFFLGGAGAAIALPFLPSAVRMLEGRGTAHADHASCETPKRLLAWYVPCGIHMAAWRPTSTGRDFALPEILQPLEPVRGKMNVLTGIANMPARPDGPGDHAAGTGSFITATHVVKTEGSDIRNGVSMDQVAATHLGSCTRFASLELGIDGGGPAGGCDSGYSCAYARNVSWSGPQTPMPKMTDVRAVFDRLFDGFDPTASLAEIERRRAYRTSVLDVALEDANSLRPRLGTTDQRKLDEYLTAVREVELRISSEETLVCEVPGRPAEDLDLTARIDVMSDLQAIAMQCDLTRVITFMMANAGSNRSYPFLGIGDGHHSLSHHQGNAENHRKLTLIDRWEMERFSYFLQKLDSIEEPGGGTLLDTCAVFLSSEISDGDRHNHDDMPILVAGTAGGAWETGRHVVYDGRPPVANLFTTLLNAVGVPSTRFGDDGTGPLTI, encoded by the coding sequence ATGTCGGCGTGGAGCAAGAAGAAGCTGGGGCGCCGGTTCTTCCTCGGCGGTGCGGGCGCGGCGATCGCGCTGCCGTTCCTCCCCTCGGCGGTGCGGATGCTCGAAGGACGTGGCACCGCGCACGCGGATCACGCGTCGTGCGAGACGCCGAAGCGGCTGCTCGCGTGGTACGTGCCCTGCGGCATCCACATGGCCGCGTGGCGCCCGACGTCGACGGGACGCGACTTCGCGCTGCCGGAGATCCTCCAGCCGCTCGAGCCGGTGCGCGGGAAGATGAACGTGCTGACCGGCATCGCGAACATGCCGGCGCGCCCCGACGGCCCGGGTGATCACGCCGCGGGCACCGGCTCGTTCATCACCGCGACCCACGTGGTGAAGACCGAGGGCTCCGACATCCGCAACGGCGTCTCGATGGACCAGGTCGCGGCGACGCACCTCGGATCGTGCACGCGCTTCGCGTCGCTCGAGCTCGGCATCGACGGCGGTGGGCCCGCGGGCGGATGCGACTCCGGCTACTCGTGCGCGTACGCGCGCAACGTGAGCTGGAGCGGACCGCAGACGCCGATGCCGAAGATGACCGACGTGCGCGCGGTGTTCGATCGCCTGTTCGACGGCTTCGATCCCACCGCGTCGCTCGCCGAGATCGAGCGCCGCCGCGCGTACCGCACGAGCGTGCTCGACGTCGCGCTCGAGGACGCGAATTCGCTGCGCCCGCGCCTCGGCACCACCGATCAGCGCAAGCTCGACGAGTACCTCACGGCGGTGCGCGAGGTGGAGCTGCGCATCTCGTCGGAGGAGACGCTGGTGTGCGAGGTCCCGGGGCGCCCCGCGGAGGACCTCGATCTCACCGCGCGAATCGACGTGATGAGCGACCTGCAGGCGATCGCGATGCAGTGCGATCTCACGCGCGTCATCACGTTCATGATGGCGAACGCGGGCAGCAACAGGAGCTATCCGTTCCTCGGCATCGGCGACGGGCACCACAGCCTCTCGCACCACCAGGGCAACGCCGAGAACCACCGCAAGCTGACGCTGATCGATCGCTGGGAGATGGAGCGCTTCTCGTACTTCCTCCAGAAGCTCGACTCCATCGAGGAGCCCGGCGGCGGCACGCTGCTCGACACCTGCGCGGTCTTCCTCTCGAGCGAGATCTCGGACGGCGATCGCCACAACCACGACGACATGCCGATCCTCGTCGCCGGCACTGCGGGCGGCGCGTGGGAGACCGGTCGTCACGTCGTCTACGACGGTCGCCCGCCGGTCGCGAACCTGTTCACGACGCTGCTCAACGCAGTCGGCGTCCCCTCGACGCGCTTCGGCGACGACGGCACCGGTCCGCTCACGATCTGA
- a CDS encoding vWA domain-containing protein has protein sequence MPVLLFQRLLTSTVDRDDLPALRTLASLPIPERAPWLGALAPALSHPDVDVRVAAVRALAGARGRVGFLRIADALDDDDDAVRIAAVESLRASSAGLPAAWALAIFHRDPAVRRAAVAGAPPLGCESLELHLLPDPACADHVTLPTVPRAIGPILAHVRSGVMSAERARGWIEANLGVQLLNELLVVRYRTPAEIDPILDGDDPGVAHDDTLEELIELFFDPEVEPARCASVLRTVRAMLLARADTHRRAAAALYAILRRTGKLPAAGAAMLGALYPAALADVRLSRALRVAALEGPLQCGDAVPALAAEAVDALLGGDLVRTPEGALDLRALAAIFTVARGVDVATVIARIGEREIIDAFRSDARRAAPLIARAPSLLPALMSAMPEQRALLVALAIAATPTDDVTLPAGVDGALAIEIALALDALRVSDEARLTAAKVDRAVEMLGGQVAVAPAALRALLVALVDHADAKGSPLLLDLLGDAARRVGADPWTEAALSLELHRLVALVVLLGHVTSLPFAKELALAHALAEHDDPALRGWAASRVPRPALEDPSSITVGSLDERQIARIADATTAGDLLDALRPALTAPRRGLVAVLAARRPIVSPVVCAALLASHDDPAAVARELVRWSAPTGAFRTELDAEMVRRWRGRHDVLPVLANAWLHLFEAHAFALIERLAAGTDGVLGAIAAARTLPAPILAQQIWAGVATVAEMWRWRDRTRLEELATPALFDLALSELDTDLGDMAARLLVSCGVVAPTLLAERTPAIVALLPDLPERTRERLVSIASARGLAPSRRAPRPRITSTELDEIARIKSLADLDALARECEGTVEPLVQEAALALLLRGAGAGERRIAQLLEREPGVPCASALAAAVDFFESEAALDVIEAMVRARRGAGADAELRFRLAVSLARLGRADLADVALDAACDPTPPIGWMRESDVERLEALRPLLVVACALARSPHPHAYTRAVRTLMARAYDPTVLGRCVEGIRAFLIAGPDRLATLRKSAAQWLIAHEDRLGAPLLIQSALRAEQALPTELVRRISEGMVMALAEGGLTVGHEHVLEPRIVDLLERLRTQPSARESALRRVLEDGIYEVARRRARALMVPSRARDTKLREVADVFAWGTRRSRELTGRVLRFHISDVSQLGYTTMRSGDVHVTPLPIFQRERDGRTIVEALVLHEIGHHVFHGSVEAIAIWEQADEMGLVRLLNLVMDEHLERNLRAMEAEWGDRLKTLAAWAFRHSRNDVRLDLLLSILGAHAFEVLSATKLGIARDRTAITVESGAVLGALESRGHSFARFVRALRMGLGDRSGDPKVREALALFDRKFRHADVPRLWEIAQALHRIFGQEIDVALGFGGAESVSRPGELVDCDEGITDGEVQREVQRVLEAPRSAPGAPPPGRDQPLVINVGASQEWAPITRVEVLPPDPGKHEQVASTVRRHADRMRRHLEELGLRWEPQRMRLQGRRLDVARLRALVTRGDPRVLIARELRHRTDLFLGVLIDCSGSMNGTSMERAHAFGVLLAEAARDLRGVDLRAFGFTDRCVYDAGDARRSAITSLRATDGNNDAAALDYVGQVAARSTRRAKLIVMISDGLPTECSVEALRTCVRRTSRRGIACAQVAVRPLEEVCFPHYVVIEGGELDGAVARFGEVITKLVRQVMS, from the coding sequence GTGCCCGTCCTCCTCTTCCAACGCCTGCTCACGAGCACGGTGGATCGCGACGATCTGCCGGCGTTGCGCACGCTCGCGTCGCTGCCGATCCCGGAGCGAGCGCCGTGGCTCGGTGCGCTCGCGCCCGCGCTCTCGCACCCCGACGTCGACGTGCGCGTGGCTGCGGTGCGCGCGCTCGCCGGCGCTCGCGGGCGCGTGGGATTCCTGCGCATCGCGGACGCGCTCGACGACGACGACGACGCGGTGCGGATCGCGGCCGTCGAGTCGCTGCGCGCATCGAGCGCGGGCCTGCCCGCCGCGTGGGCGCTCGCGATCTTCCATCGCGATCCCGCGGTGCGCCGCGCCGCCGTCGCAGGCGCGCCGCCGCTCGGCTGCGAGTCGCTCGAGCTGCACCTGCTCCCCGATCCCGCGTGCGCCGACCACGTCACGTTGCCCACCGTGCCGCGCGCGATCGGGCCCATCCTCGCGCACGTCCGAAGCGGCGTGATGAGCGCGGAGCGGGCGCGCGGGTGGATCGAGGCGAACCTCGGCGTGCAGCTCCTCAACGAGCTCCTCGTCGTTCGCTACCGCACCCCCGCGGAGATCGATCCGATCCTCGACGGCGACGATCCCGGGGTCGCGCACGACGACACGCTCGAAGAGCTGATCGAGCTCTTCTTCGACCCCGAGGTGGAGCCCGCGCGCTGCGCGAGCGTGCTGCGCACCGTGCGCGCGATGCTGCTCGCGCGCGCCGACACCCACCGGCGCGCGGCGGCCGCGCTCTACGCGATCCTGCGGCGTACCGGCAAGCTTCCCGCGGCCGGGGCGGCGATGCTCGGCGCGCTCTATCCCGCGGCGCTCGCCGATGTCCGTCTCTCTCGCGCGCTGCGCGTCGCGGCGCTCGAGGGGCCACTGCAGTGCGGAGACGCGGTGCCCGCGCTCGCCGCAGAGGCCGTCGACGCGCTGCTCGGCGGCGATCTCGTGCGCACGCCCGAGGGCGCGCTCGATCTCCGAGCGCTCGCCGCGATCTTCACGGTGGCGCGCGGCGTCGACGTCGCGACCGTGATCGCGCGGATCGGCGAGCGCGAGATCATCGACGCGTTCCGGAGCGATGCGCGACGCGCAGCGCCGCTGATCGCACGTGCGCCCTCGCTCCTTCCGGCGCTGATGAGCGCGATGCCCGAGCAGCGCGCGCTCCTGGTCGCGCTCGCGATCGCGGCCACGCCGACCGACGACGTCACGCTGCCCGCCGGGGTCGACGGCGCGCTCGCGATCGAGATCGCGCTCGCGCTCGACGCGCTGCGCGTCTCGGACGAGGCACGGCTGACCGCGGCGAAGGTCGATCGCGCGGTCGAGATGCTCGGCGGGCAGGTCGCGGTCGCGCCCGCGGCCCTGCGCGCGCTGCTCGTCGCGCTCGTCGATCACGCGGACGCGAAGGGCTCGCCGCTGCTGCTCGATCTGCTCGGCGACGCCGCGCGGCGCGTCGGCGCCGACCCGTGGACCGAGGCTGCGCTCTCGCTCGAGCTGCACCGCCTCGTCGCGCTGGTCGTGCTGCTCGGCCACGTCACGAGCCTGCCCTTCGCGAAGGAGCTCGCGCTCGCCCACGCGCTCGCCGAGCACGACGATCCCGCGCTGCGCGGGTGGGCCGCGAGCCGCGTGCCCCGCCCTGCCCTCGAAGATCCCTCCTCGATCACGGTGGGCTCGCTCGACGAGCGCCAGATCGCGCGGATCGCCGACGCGACCACCGCGGGCGATCTGCTCGATGCGCTGCGTCCCGCGCTGACCGCACCACGCCGCGGCCTCGTCGCGGTGCTCGCGGCGCGTCGTCCGATCGTCTCGCCCGTCGTGTGCGCGGCGTTGCTCGCGTCGCACGACGATCCTGCCGCGGTGGCGCGCGAGCTGGTGCGCTGGTCCGCGCCCACCGGCGCGTTCCGCACCGAGCTCGACGCGGAGATGGTCCGCCGCTGGCGCGGCCGTCACGACGTGCTGCCGGTGCTCGCCAACGCATGGCTGCACCTCTTCGAGGCGCACGCGTTCGCGCTGATCGAGCGGCTCGCCGCGGGGACCGACGGAGTGCTCGGCGCGATCGCGGCGGCGCGCACGCTGCCCGCGCCGATCCTCGCGCAGCAGATCTGGGCCGGCGTGGCGACCGTCGCGGAGATGTGGCGATGGCGCGATCGCACGCGGCTCGAGGAGCTGGCGACGCCCGCGCTCTTCGACCTCGCGCTCTCCGAGCTCGACACCGACCTCGGCGACATGGCGGCGCGCCTGCTCGTCTCGTGCGGCGTGGTCGCGCCGACGTTGCTCGCGGAGCGAACGCCCGCGATCGTCGCGCTGCTCCCGGATCTCCCCGAGCGCACGCGCGAGCGGCTCGTGTCGATCGCGAGCGCACGCGGCCTCGCGCCGTCGCGCCGCGCGCCGCGCCCCCGCATCACGTCGACCGAGCTCGACGAGATCGCGCGCATCAAGAGCCTCGCCGATCTCGATGCCCTCGCGCGCGAGTGCGAGGGCACGGTCGAGCCGCTGGTCCAGGAGGCCGCGCTCGCGCTGCTCCTGCGCGGTGCGGGCGCCGGTGAGCGACGCATCGCGCAGCTCCTCGAGCGCGAGCCCGGCGTGCCCTGCGCGAGCGCGCTCGCGGCGGCGGTGGACTTCTTCGAGTCGGAGGCCGCGCTCGACGTCATCGAGGCGATGGTGCGCGCGCGTCGCGGCGCGGGCGCCGACGCGGAGCTGCGGTTCCGGCTCGCGGTGTCGCTCGCGCGGCTCGGTCGCGCCGATCTCGCCGACGTCGCGCTCGACGCGGCGTGTGATCCGACGCCGCCGATCGGGTGGATGCGCGAGAGCGACGTCGAGCGGCTCGAGGCGCTGCGCCCCCTGCTCGTGGTCGCGTGCGCGCTCGCGCGCTCTCCGCATCCCCACGCGTACACGCGCGCGGTGCGGACGCTGATGGCGCGCGCGTACGACCCGACGGTCCTCGGTCGCTGCGTCGAAGGGATCCGCGCGTTCCTGATCGCCGGGCCCGATCGCCTCGCGACGCTGCGCAAGAGCGCGGCGCAGTGGCTGATCGCGCACGAGGATCGCCTCGGCGCCCCGCTCCTGATCCAGAGCGCGCTGCGCGCCGAGCAAGCGCTGCCGACCGAGCTGGTGCGGCGCATCAGCGAGGGCATGGTGATGGCGCTCGCCGAGGGCGGGCTCACCGTCGGACACGAGCACGTGCTCGAGCCGCGGATCGTCGACCTGCTCGAACGGTTGCGCACGCAACCGAGCGCCCGCGAGTCCGCGCTGCGTCGGGTGCTCGAGGACGGGATCTACGAGGTCGCGCGACGCCGTGCGCGCGCCCTGATGGTCCCGTCGCGCGCCCGCGACACGAAGCTGCGCGAGGTCGCCGACGTGTTCGCGTGGGGCACGCGCCGCTCGCGCGAGCTCACCGGGCGCGTCCTCCGCTTCCACATCAGCGACGTCTCGCAGCTCGGGTACACGACGATGCGCTCGGGCGACGTCCACGTGACGCCCCTGCCGATCTTCCAGCGCGAGCGCGACGGTCGCACGATCGTCGAGGCCCTCGTGCTGCACGAGATCGGGCACCACGTGTTCCACGGCTCCGTCGAGGCGATCGCGATCTGGGAGCAAGCGGACGAGATGGGCCTCGTGCGCCTGCTCAACCTCGTCATGGACGAGCACCTCGAGCGCAACCTCCGCGCGATGGAGGCCGAGTGGGGCGATCGCCTGAAGACGCTCGCGGCGTGGGCCTTCCGTCACTCGCGCAACGACGTGCGGCTCGATCTGCTGCTCTCCATCCTCGGCGCGCACGCGTTCGAGGTGCTCAGCGCGACGAAGCTCGGCATCGCGCGCGATCGCACCGCGATCACCGTGGAGAGCGGCGCGGTGCTGGGCGCGCTCGAGTCGCGCGGCCACTCGTTCGCGCGCTTCGTGCGCGCGCTCCGCATGGGCCTCGGGGATCGCTCCGGCGATCCCAAGGTGCGCGAGGCGCTCGCGCTCTTCGATCGCAAGTTCCGTCACGCCGACGTGCCGCGGCTCTGGGAGATCGCGCAGGCGCTCCATCGCATCTTCGGGCAGGAGATCGACGTCGCGCTCGGGTTCGGCGGCGCGGAGTCGGTGTCGCGCCCCGGCGAGCTCGTCGACTGCGACGAGGGCATCACCGACGGCGAGGTGCAGCGCGAGGTGCAGCGCGTGCTCGAGGCCCCGCGCAGCGCGCCCGGAGCGCCGCCGCCGGGCCGCGATCAGCCCCTCGTGATCAACGTCGGCGCGAGCCAGGAGTGGGCGCCGATCACCCGCGTCGAGGTGCTGCCGCCCGATCCCGGAAAGCACGAGCAGGTCGCGAGCACGGTGCGCCGTCACGCCGATCGCATGCGCCGCCACCTCGAGGAGCTCGGCCTGCGATGGGAGCCGCAGCGCATGCGCCTCCAGGGTCGTCGCCTCGACGTCGCGCGCCTGCGCGCGCTGGTCACCCGCGGCGATCCGCGCGTGCTGATCGCGCGCGAGCTTCGCCACCGCACCGACCTCTTCCTCGGCGTGCTGATCGACTGCTCGGGCTCGATGAACGGCACCTCGATGGAGCGCGCCCACGCGTTCGGCGTGCTGCTCGCAGAGGCGGCGCGCGATCTGCGCGGCGTCGATCTGCGCGCGTTCGGGTTCACCGATCGCTGCGTCTACGACGCGGGCGATGCGCGACGGTCGGCGATCACCTCGCTGCGCGCGACCGACGGGAACAACGACGCGGCCGCGCTCGACTACGTCGGTCAGGTCGCCGCGCGATCGACCCGTCGCGCCAAGCTGATCGTGATGATCAGCGACGGCCTGCCCACCGAGTGCTCGGTCGAGGCGCTGCGCACGTGCGTGCGGCGCACCTCGCGTCGCGGCATCGCATGCGCGCAGGTCGCGGTGCGGCCGCTCGAGGAAGTGTGCTTCCCGCACTACGTCGTGATCGAAGGCGGCGAGCTCGACGGAGCGGTCGCGCGCTTCGGCGAGGTGATCACGAAGCTGGTGCGCCAGGTGATGAGCTGA
- the fadI gene encoding acetyl-CoA C-acyltransferase FadI, translating to MARGTNGNGTRVAVVAGLRTPFAKQSSAYKNMSALELGQAVVNELLVRTGVSPSEIQQVVYGQVLPSIAAPNIAREIVLGTGMPRNIEAFSVSRACATSYQSTVSIAEAILTGAIDCGVSGGADSSTDVPITVSKKLSAALLDASKAKSLGERLKAFSKLSPKDLVPVPPAIVEYSTGLSMGESAEKMAKENHISRAAQDELAHQSHTKAANAWKQGWLADEVMTVYVQNGKGLEPYGKDNLVRDESKLESYSKLKPAFDRKYGTITAGNASPLTDGASALILMREDKAKALGLTPLGYIKSYAFAALDPRGQMLMGPSYATPIALDRAGIKLKDLDVIDMHEAFAAQVLSNTQAFASKKFAEEKLGRSEALGEIDPSKFNPTGGSIAIGHPFAATGARQITQTLRELKRRGGNLGLVTACAAGGIGAAMILEVN from the coding sequence ATGGCCAGGGGAACGAACGGAAACGGCACGCGCGTGGCGGTCGTCGCGGGGCTGCGAACCCCGTTCGCGAAGCAGAGCTCGGCGTACAAGAACATGTCCGCGCTCGAGCTCGGGCAGGCGGTCGTGAACGAGCTGCTGGTGCGCACCGGCGTGTCGCCGAGCGAGATCCAGCAGGTCGTGTACGGGCAGGTGCTGCCCTCGATCGCCGCGCCGAACATCGCGCGCGAGATCGTGCTCGGCACGGGCATGCCCCGGAACATCGAGGCCTTCAGCGTCAGCCGCGCCTGCGCGACGAGCTACCAGAGCACGGTCAGCATCGCCGAGGCGATCCTCACCGGCGCGATCGACTGCGGCGTGAGCGGCGGCGCGGACAGCTCGACCGACGTGCCGATCACGGTGAGCAAGAAGCTCAGCGCGGCGCTGCTCGACGCGAGCAAGGCGAAGTCGCTCGGCGAGCGCCTCAAGGCGTTCAGCAAGCTCTCGCCGAAGGATCTCGTCCCGGTGCCGCCCGCGATCGTCGAGTACTCGACGGGCCTCTCGATGGGCGAGAGCGCGGAGAAGATGGCGAAGGAGAACCACATCTCCCGCGCCGCGCAGGACGAGCTCGCGCACCAGTCGCACACCAAGGCCGCGAACGCCTGGAAGCAGGGCTGGCTCGCCGACGAGGTGATGACCGTCTACGTGCAGAACGGGAAGGGCCTCGAGCCGTACGGGAAGGACAACCTCGTGCGCGACGAGAGCAAGCTCGAGAGCTACTCGAAGCTGAAGCCCGCGTTCGACCGCAAGTACGGCACGATCACCGCGGGCAACGCGTCGCCGCTCACCGACGGCGCGAGCGCGCTGATCCTGATGCGCGAGGACAAGGCGAAGGCGCTCGGCCTCACGCCGCTCGGCTACATCAAGAGCTACGCGTTCGCGGCGCTCGATCCGCGCGGGCAGATGCTGATGGGCCCGAGCTACGCGACGCCGATCGCGCTCGACCGCGCGGGGATCAAGCTGAAGGACCTCGACGTGATCGACATGCACGAGGCCTTCGCGGCGCAGGTGCTCTCGAACACGCAGGCGTTCGCGAGCAAGAAGTTCGCGGAGGAGAAGCTCGGTCGCAGCGAGGCGCTCGGCGAGATCGATCCTTCGAAGTTCAACCCGACGGGCGGCTCGATCGCGATCGGTCACCCGTTCGCCGCGACCGGCGCGCGGCAGATCACCCAGACGCTGCGCGAGCTCAAGCGGCGCGGCGGGAACCTCGGTCTCGTCACCGCGTGCGCGGCGGGCGGGATCGGCGCGGCGATGATCCTGGAGGTCAACTGA
- a CDS encoding AI-2E family transporter produces MTDDTREGAVRAAKIIVIGLGGVALAYVLGAPLMRYAAVVACALLLGVAMWAVASAISRRLHLPYRASLGLTLVALVGLVVAFSMWTGPQIAAQLDDLEVAVRDGVERARTWIEETPMARRIRERVGGMDDQIAERSGDMLGSVQRGVASGLGLLADTVIVIFLAIFFAATPGRYVEGVLMLAPRARRDRLREVIHKTVGTLRSWFAARLFLMTVIGVAFGVGLALLGVPLALPIGVITGALAFIPFIGAILALLPAVAVAFLQGPEKALQVVVLYVVIQFLETNLLDPVVESRAVNLPPALVVLAQLATVVYVGPVGVLVATPLLVVVVVAVRMLYVEDVLGEPAAPHGERRGLFRWKPRGAHREASAAT; encoded by the coding sequence ATGACCGACGACACGCGTGAGGGCGCCGTCCGCGCGGCGAAGATCATCGTGATCGGCCTCGGCGGGGTCGCGCTCGCGTACGTCCTCGGCGCCCCGTTGATGCGCTACGCCGCAGTCGTGGCGTGCGCGCTGCTCCTCGGCGTCGCGATGTGGGCGGTCGCCAGCGCGATCTCGCGCCGCCTGCACCTGCCCTATCGCGCGTCGCTCGGGCTCACGCTGGTCGCGCTGGTGGGGCTCGTCGTCGCGTTCTCGATGTGGACCGGCCCCCAGATCGCGGCGCAGCTCGACGACCTCGAGGTCGCGGTGCGCGACGGCGTCGAGCGCGCGCGCACGTGGATCGAGGAGACGCCGATGGCGCGTCGGATCCGGGAGCGCGTCGGCGGGATGGACGATCAGATCGCCGAGCGCTCGGGCGACATGCTGGGCTCGGTCCAGCGCGGTGTCGCGAGCGGGCTCGGCCTGCTCGCGGACACGGTGATCGTGATCTTCCTCGCGATCTTCTTCGCGGCCACGCCGGGGCGCTACGTCGAGGGTGTGCTGATGCTCGCGCCGCGCGCGCGACGCGATCGGCTGCGCGAGGTGATCCACAAGACGGTGGGCACGCTGCGCTCGTGGTTCGCCGCGCGCCTCTTCCTCATGACGGTGATCGGCGTCGCGTTCGGCGTGGGGCTCGCGCTGCTGGGCGTGCCGCTCGCGCTGCCGATCGGCGTGATCACCGGCGCGCTCGCGTTCATCCCGTTCATCGGCGCGATCCTCGCGCTGCTGCCCGCGGTCGCCGTCGCGTTCCTGCAGGGGCCCGAGAAGGCGCTGCAGGTCGTCGTGCTCTACGTCGTGATCCAGTTCCTCGAGACGAACCTGCTCGATCCCGTGGTCGAGTCGCGCGCGGTGAACCTGCCGCCCGCGCTCGTGGTGCTCGCGCAGCTCGCGACCGTCGTCTACGTCGGGCCGGTCGGCGTGCTCGTCGCGACGCCGCTGCTCGTCGTCGTCGTGGTCGCGGTCCGCATGCTCTACGTGGAAGACGTGCTGGGCGAGCCCGCGGCGCCGCATGGCGAGCGACGCGGGCTCTTCCGTTGGAAGCCGAGAGGCGCCCACCGCGAGGCGAGCGCCGCGACGTGA